The following are encoded together in the Streptomyces tsukubensis genome:
- the nucS gene encoding endonuclease NucS yields the protein MRLVIARCSVDYAGRLTAHLPSAPRLVLVKADGSVSIHADDRAYKPLNWMSPPCTLKEGTEDGVAVWTVVNKGGEKLIITMEEILHDSSHELGVDPGLIKDGVEAHLQELLADRIETLGEGYTLIRREYPTAIGPVDILCRDSEGATVAVEIKRRGEIDGVEQLTRYLELLNRDPHLAPVRGVFAAQEIKPQARVLATDRGIGCTVLDYNAMRGIEDDKLRLF from the coding sequence ATGCGTCTTGTCATCGCCCGATGCTCCGTGGACTACGCGGGCCGCCTCACCGCCCATCTCCCATCGGCTCCGCGCCTCGTCCTCGTGAAGGCCGACGGCAGCGTCTCGATCCACGCGGACGACCGGGCCTACAAACCCCTCAACTGGATGTCTCCCCCGTGCACCCTCAAGGAGGGAACGGAGGACGGCGTCGCCGTGTGGACCGTCGTGAACAAGGGCGGGGAGAAACTGATCATCACGATGGAGGAGATCCTGCACGACTCCTCGCACGAACTGGGCGTCGATCCGGGGCTCATCAAGGACGGCGTGGAGGCACATCTCCAGGAATTGCTCGCCGACCGCATCGAAACACTGGGTGAGGGCTACACCCTCATCCGCCGCGAGTACCCGACGGCGATCGGTCCCGTCGACATCCTGTGCAGGGACTCCGAAGGTGCCACGGTCGCGGTGGAGATCAAGCGGCGGGGCGAGATCGACGGAGTCGAGCAGCTCACACGCTATCTGGAGCTGCTGAACCGCGATCCCCATCTCGCCCCGGTGAGGGGCGTCTTCGCGGCGCAGGAGATCAAACCGCAGGCCCGTGTGCTGGCCACGGACCGCGGAATCGGGTGCACCGTGCTTGACTACAACGCCATGCGTGGCATCGAGGACGACAAACTCCGGCTCTTCTGA
- a CDS encoding SCO5389 family protein, translated as MSLDVSPALLAQAERGEVDEAEFVDCVRTSLPYAWQMISSLVLQLKVDGGEFADNQTPPPDEHARGQLLRALASDAIRGALQRHFGVRLAFQNCHRVAVFPQDPGVDERLARFTSIRGQLLNQSPELRDC; from the coding sequence ATGTCGCTCGACGTCTCACCGGCACTGTTGGCACAGGCCGAGCGAGGCGAGGTGGACGAAGCGGAATTCGTCGACTGCGTCCGGACCTCCCTGCCCTACGCATGGCAGATGATCAGCTCCCTGGTTCTGCAACTGAAGGTCGACGGCGGAGAGTTCGCCGACAACCAGACACCGCCGCCGGACGAGCACGCACGGGGCCAGCTCCTGCGCGCGCTCGCCAGTGACGCCATCCGCGGCGCCCTCCAGCGCCACTTCGGTGTACGCCTCGCCTTCCAGAACTGCCACCGTGTGGCGGTCTTCCCGCAGGACCCGGGGGTCGACGAGCGGCTGGCCCGCTTCACCTCGATACGGGGCCAACTGCTCAACCAGTCACCCGAACTCAGGGACTGCTGA
- a CDS encoding LLM class flavin-dependent oxidoreductase, whose product MRVGSFVLAGRYPGQGTGEALHRAVRSAEVAEESGLDTVWLAEHHFVPYGTCPSAVTLAALLLGRTRRIRVGTAVSVLPTAHPVALGEQAALLHLTSGGRFSLGVGRGGPWVDLEVFGAGLHAYEQGFPEALDLLLRWLRESRVSAEGERYHFREVAVVPPAAETLGEPEGPEVVIAVTTPAGVRRAALRGLPMLLGMHQPDEEKAGMVALWRREALAAGRSAEEVAVADHVSAGVVQVDDSGPRAAETLKKAMPGWFKQGLDAHVTVDGRKRTMRDPVAYTEMLCGIHPVGTPGQCADRLAATSERTGITRFALLVEGSGDLTATEENVRRLGSEVLPRLG is encoded by the coding sequence ATGCGTGTAGGTAGTTTTGTGCTGGCCGGCCGCTATCCAGGACAGGGCACGGGGGAAGCGCTCCACCGGGCGGTGCGCTCGGCCGAGGTCGCCGAGGAGTCGGGGCTCGACACCGTCTGGCTGGCCGAGCACCACTTCGTCCCCTACGGGACCTGCCCTTCCGCCGTGACGCTCGCCGCGCTGCTCCTGGGGCGGACCCGGCGCATCCGGGTCGGCACCGCCGTCAGTGTGCTGCCGACGGCCCATCCGGTGGCGCTGGGCGAGCAGGCCGCGCTGCTGCACCTCACCTCGGGCGGCCGTTTCTCCCTGGGGGTGGGGCGCGGCGGCCCCTGGGTCGATCTGGAGGTATTCGGCGCCGGGCTGCACGCCTATGAGCAGGGCTTTCCCGAGGCGCTCGATCTGCTGCTGAGGTGGCTGCGCGAGTCCCGGGTGTCGGCGGAGGGCGAGCGTTACCACTTCCGCGAGGTGGCCGTGGTGCCGCCGGCGGCCGAGACGCTGGGCGAGCCCGAGGGGCCCGAGGTGGTGATCGCCGTCACCACACCCGCCGGAGTGCGCAGGGCCGCGCTGCGTGGGCTGCCGATGCTGCTCGGCATGCACCAGCCGGACGAGGAGAAGGCGGGCATGGTGGCCCTCTGGCGGCGCGAGGCCCTGGCCGCAGGGCGGTCGGCGGAAGAGGTGGCGGTCGCGGACCACGTCTCCGCCGGTGTGGTGCAGGTCGACGACAGCGGGCCGAGGGCGGCCGAGACCTTGAAGAAGGCGATGCCGGGCTGGTTCAAGCAGGGCCTCGACGCCCATGTGACGGTGGACGGCAGGAAACGCACGATGCGTGACCCCGTCGCGTACACGGAGATGCTCTGCGGAATTCACCCGGTCGGGACCCCCGGGCAGTGCGCGGACCGGCTCGCGGCGACATCGGAGCGGACCGGCATCACCAGGTTCGCGTTACTGGTGGAGGGGTCGGGCGACCTCACGGCGACCGAGGAGAACGTCCGGCGGCTGGGCTCGGAGGTGCTCCCCCGGCTCGGGTGA
- a CDS encoding ATP/GTP-binding protein, which yields MSPRRNRPKAAGQPADRPGGDAGDRYGLQRTETWQGEEWSVRHVAGAASAGKRYRCPGCDQEIPSGVPHVVAWSEYTGVEDRRHWHKACWNAKDRRTSRVQRSRNAPRY from the coding sequence GTGTCCCCGCGCCGAAACCGTCCGAAGGCGGCAGGACAGCCAGCCGATCGCCCCGGCGGCGACGCCGGGGACCGGTACGGCCTTCAGCGGACCGAGACCTGGCAGGGAGAGGAGTGGAGCGTGCGCCATGTGGCGGGCGCGGCCTCGGCGGGCAAGCGTTACCGCTGCCCCGGCTGCGACCAGGAGATCCCCTCCGGAGTCCCGCACGTGGTGGCCTGGTCCGAGTACACCGGGGTCGAGGACCGCAGACACTGGCACAAGGCGTGCTGGAACGCGAAGGACCGCCGCACCTCCCGGGTGCAGCGGTCCCGCAACGCGCCTCGTTACTGA
- a CDS encoding ABC transporter permease subunit, translated as MSTPPQQQPYAPHGQRGAPGGYTSPIPVTPANLRHALASEWTKIRSVRSTVWTLGVFFVLVVGIGMGMAALSSDAEYDRVPYTLPAFLGLVLGQICLIALGVLIVTSEYGTGLIRTTFTAAPQRHRVLTAKFLLFFVISFVATAFSITVVGLFTSTLHADTGEPWGSTVLSGALYVSLLGVVSLAVGSMLRHSAGAITTMLGAVLVPAVLPAFLTGTDFTRPLAEKLVEYNAPTSLAKQFGLGDGSGGAPQLLLLVGITVVAVAGAFLLLERRDV; from the coding sequence ATGAGTACCCCGCCGCAGCAGCAGCCGTACGCCCCCCACGGGCAGCGGGGCGCACCCGGCGGGTACACCTCACCGATCCCGGTCACCCCGGCCAACCTCCGCCACGCGCTCGCCTCCGAGTGGACGAAGATCCGCTCGGTGCGCTCCACGGTGTGGACGCTCGGCGTCTTCTTCGTACTCGTCGTGGGGATCGGGATGGGCATGGCCGCGCTGTCCTCCGACGCCGAGTACGACCGTGTCCCGTACACCCTCCCCGCCTTCCTCGGTCTCGTCCTCGGGCAGATCTGCCTGATCGCGCTTGGCGTCCTCATCGTCACCTCCGAGTACGGCACGGGCTTGATCCGTACGACCTTCACGGCGGCCCCGCAGCGCCACCGGGTGCTGACGGCGAAGTTCCTGCTCTTCTTCGTGATCTCCTTCGTCGCCACCGCCTTCTCCATCACCGTGGTGGGGCTCTTCACCTCGACGCTGCACGCCGACACGGGCGAGCCGTGGGGCAGCACGGTGCTCAGCGGGGCGCTCTATGTGTCGCTGCTCGGTGTGGTCTCGCTGGCGGTCGGGTCGATGCTGCGCCACTCGGCGGGGGCGATCACCACGATGCTCGGCGCCGTACTCGTACCCGCCGTACTGCCCGCGTTCCTGACGGGTACCGACTTCACCAGGCCGCTCGCCGAGAAGCTGGTCGAGTACAACGCGCCGACCTCACTGGCGAAGCAGTTCGGTCTCGGCGACGGAAGCGGCGGCGCCCCACAGCTCCTGCTGCTCGTCGGTATCACGGTGGTGGCCGTGGCGGGGGCGTTCCTCCTGCTGGAGCGCCGGGACGTGTGA
- a CDS encoding ABC transporter ATP-binding protein, protein MIEAVGLTKRYGEKTAVHDLSFQVRPGTVTGFLGPNGSGKSTTMRMILGLDRPTAGHVTIGGAPYRKVPNAPRQVGALLDAKAVHGGRSARNHLLSLAQLSGIPARRVDEVLGVVGLQDVARKRSRGFSLGMGQRLGIAAALLGDPPVLLFDEPVNGLDPEGILWVRNLMKTLAAEGRTVFVSSHLMSEMALTADHLIVIGRGRLLSDMSVQEFISHNSADFARVRTPDTEPAQREKLTTVLTGAGGQVLPEPDGGLRVTGLPLPRVSDLAHEAGLRLWELSPHQASLEEAYMRMTQSAVDFRSTEDERSGLRPEEPEGSLPQRQAVPTPGAGQPGWYAPPPAPGRAPYGSAQGPGPRRRAPRSPAGPPAPQTPAGDPPAPADAPDPYAKQAAPPLPPGPAHRPDSEDPR, encoded by the coding sequence ATGATCGAGGCAGTCGGCCTGACCAAGCGCTACGGCGAGAAGACGGCCGTGCACGACCTCTCCTTCCAGGTGCGCCCCGGCACCGTCACCGGATTCCTCGGGCCCAACGGTTCGGGCAAGTCCACGACGATGCGCATGATCCTCGGCCTCGACCGGCCCACCGCGGGCCATGTCACCATCGGCGGCGCCCCGTACAGGAAGGTTCCGAACGCGCCCAGACAGGTAGGCGCGCTCCTCGACGCCAAGGCCGTGCACGGCGGCCGCAGCGCACGCAACCATCTGCTCTCGCTGGCCCAGCTCTCCGGCATCCCGGCCCGCAGGGTCGACGAGGTGCTCGGTGTCGTCGGGCTCCAGGACGTGGCACGCAAACGGTCGAGGGGCTTCTCCCTCGGCATGGGCCAGCGGCTCGGGATCGCCGCGGCCCTGCTCGGCGATCCGCCGGTGCTCCTCTTCGACGAACCGGTCAACGGCCTCGACCCCGAGGGCATCCTCTGGGTCCGCAATCTGATGAAGACGCTCGCCGCGGAGGGCCGCACGGTCTTCGTCTCCTCGCACCTGATGAGCGAGATGGCGCTGACCGCCGACCACCTCATCGTGATCGGCCGGGGCCGGCTGCTCTCCGACATGAGCGTGCAGGAGTTCATCTCGCACAACTCCGCGGACTTCGCGCGGGTGCGTACGCCCGACACGGAACCCGCGCAGCGCGAGAAGCTGACCACCGTACTGACCGGGGCCGGCGGGCAGGTCCTGCCCGAGCCGGACGGCGGGCTGCGGGTGACGGGGCTGCCACTGCCCCGCGTCAGCGACCTGGCCCATGAGGCGGGGCTGCGGTTGTGGGAGCTCTCGCCGCACCAGGCCTCGCTGGAGGAGGCGTACATGCGGATGACGCAGAGCGCGGTCGACTTCCGCTCCACCGAGGACGAGCGGTCAGGGCTGCGGCCCGAGGAGCCCGAGGGCTCCCTCCCGCAGCGGCAGGCGGTGCCCACGCCCGGCGCCGGCCAGCCGGGCTGGTACGCGCCGCCGCCCGCCCCCGGCCGCGCCCCGTACGGCTCCGCTCAGGGCCCGGGGCCGCGCCGGCGGGCGCCGCGCTCCCCCGCGGGCCCCCCGGCCCCGCAGACGCCCGCGGGAGACCCGCCCGCCCCGGCGGACGCACCCGACCCGTACGCCAAGCAGGCCGCGCCTCCCCTCCCCCCTGGCCCGGCGCACCGGCCCGACAGCGAGGACCCCCGATGA
- a CDS encoding ABC transporter permease subunit — protein sequence MAGTKVLRSEWTKIRSVHSTVWTLGLALFVTVALGLLISILTNNDYDSMSKGDQLRFDPTNTGFAGMYLGQLAMIVFGVLVVSNEYSTGMIRVSLAAVPQRATFFVCKVLVATVLAFVVSLVTAFASFFLGQAALGDHSAAIGDPGVLRAVIGAALYMTLIAMFSMGIAAILRSPMLSLGILMPFFFLISNILGNVSATKKVGQYLPDQAGSKITQVVAPLDDDAPYGPWGGLGIMVIWVVLALIVGYVLLRKRDA from the coding sequence GTGGCGGGCACAAAGGTACTGCGCTCGGAGTGGACCAAGATCCGGTCCGTCCACTCCACCGTCTGGACACTGGGTCTCGCGCTCTTCGTCACCGTCGCGCTCGGGCTGCTGATCTCGATCCTGACCAACAACGACTACGACTCGATGAGCAAGGGCGACCAGCTCAGGTTCGACCCCACCAACACCGGCTTCGCCGGGATGTACCTCGGCCAGCTCGCGATGATCGTCTTCGGGGTGCTCGTCGTGTCGAACGAGTACAGCACCGGCATGATCCGCGTCTCCCTCGCCGCCGTCCCCCAGCGCGCCACGTTCTTCGTGTGCAAGGTGCTCGTCGCGACCGTGCTGGCCTTCGTGGTCTCTCTCGTGACCGCCTTCGCCTCCTTCTTCCTCGGGCAGGCCGCGCTCGGCGACCACAGCGCCGCCATCGGTGACCCCGGAGTGCTGCGGGCGGTCATCGGCGCCGCGCTGTACATGACGCTGATCGCGATGTTCTCCATGGGGATCGCCGCGATCCTGCGCAGCCCGATGCTGTCCCTGGGCATCCTGATGCCGTTCTTCTTCCTGATCTCCAACATCCTCGGGAACGTCTCCGCGACCAAGAAGGTCGGCCAGTACCTCCCCGACCAGGCGGGCAGCAAGATCACGCAGGTGGTCGCGCCGCTCGACGACGACGCGCCCTACGGGCCGTGGGGCGGGCTCGGGATCATGGTCATCTGGGTGGTACTCGCGCTGATCGTCGGATACGTCCTCCTCAGGAAGCGCGACGCCTGA
- a CDS encoding ABC transporter ATP-binding protein, with protein MIELSGLTKRYGDKTAVNNLTFAVRPGIVTGFLGPNGAGKSTTMRMMLGLDNPTAGEVRIDGKHYAQLRDPLKYIGALLDAKAMHGGRTAFNHLLCLAQSNGIPRSRVDEVLDTVGLTSVAKKRAKGFSLGMGQRLGIAGALLGDPRILMFDEPVNGLDPEGIHWIRNLMKSLAEQGRTVFVSSHLMSEMALTADHLVVIGRGSLMADTSMADFIRENSRTYVKLRSPERERLLDVLHRAGITAAEAGDGSLEVDSTSAAELGELASAQQLVLHELSPQQASLEDAFMQLTAESVEYHAHTRGSDPEAAAQAPPQPPRGGPPGQQQGWGDTWKREG; from the coding sequence ATGATCGAGCTCTCGGGGCTGACCAAGCGGTACGGCGACAAGACGGCGGTCAACAACCTCACCTTCGCGGTGCGGCCCGGAATCGTCACCGGGTTCCTCGGGCCGAACGGCGCGGGCAAATCCACGACGATGCGGATGATGCTGGGGCTCGACAACCCCACCGCCGGCGAGGTGCGCATCGACGGCAAGCACTACGCGCAGCTCAGGGATCCGCTGAAGTACATCGGCGCGCTGCTGGACGCCAAGGCCATGCACGGCGGACGCACCGCCTTCAACCACCTCCTCTGTCTGGCGCAGAGCAACGGCATCCCCCGCTCCCGGGTCGACGAGGTGCTCGACACAGTGGGTCTCACCTCGGTGGCCAAGAAACGCGCCAAGGGTTTCTCACTCGGTATGGGCCAGCGGCTCGGGATAGCCGGCGCCCTTCTCGGGGACCCGAGGATCCTGATGTTCGACGAGCCGGTCAACGGGCTCGACCCCGAGGGCATCCACTGGATCAGGAACCTGATGAAGTCCCTCGCCGAGCAGGGACGTACCGTCTTCGTCTCCTCGCACCTGATGAGCGAGATGGCGCTGACCGCCGATCACCTCGTCGTGATCGGCCGGGGCAGCCTCATGGCGGACACCTCGATGGCCGACTTCATCCGCGAGAACTCCCGCACCTACGTCAAGCTGCGCTCCCCCGAGCGGGAGCGGCTGCTCGACGTACTGCACCGGGCCGGGATCACCGCCGCGGAGGCGGGCGACGGAAGCTTGGAGGTCGACTCCACCAGCGCGGCGGAACTCGGCGAACTGGCCTCGGCGCAACAGCTCGTCCTGCACGAGCTGAGCCCCCAGCAGGCCTCTCTGGAGGACGCCTTCATGCAGCTCACCGCGGAGTCGGTGGAGTATCACGCGCACACCCGCGGGTCGGACCCCGAGGCCGCGGCCCAGGCCCCGCCACAGCCCCCGCGGGGCGGGCCCCCCGGGCAGCAACAGGGCTGGGGCGACACCTGGAAGCGGGAGGGCTGA
- a CDS encoding coiled-coil domain-containing protein, which yields MSDTSPYGFELVRRGYDRAQVDERIAKLVSDRDSALARITALEKRIEELHLETQNAQAQVTDAEPSYAGLGARVEKILRLAEEEAKDLREEARRAAEQHRELAESAAQQVRNDAEAFASERKAKAEDEGVRIVEKATNEAGVLRAEAQKDAQSKREEADALFEETRAKAAQAAADFETNLAKRREQSERDLASRQAKAEKRLAEIEHRAEQLRLEAEKLRTDAERRARQTVETAQRQAEDIVADANAKADRIRSESERELAALTNRRDSINAQLTNVREMLATLTGAAVAAAGTPAEDESASRGVPAQQSR from the coding sequence ATGAGCGACACTTCCCCCTACGGCTTCGAGCTTGTGCGGCGTGGGTACGACCGCGCTCAGGTGGACGAACGCATCGCCAAGCTCGTCTCCGACCGTGACAGCGCCCTGGCTCGTATCACCGCTCTGGAAAAGCGCATCGAGGAACTCCACCTCGAAACGCAGAACGCCCAGGCCCAGGTGACCGATGCCGAGCCTTCCTACGCCGGCCTGGGCGCCCGCGTCGAGAAGATCCTCCGGCTCGCCGAGGAGGAGGCGAAAGACCTCCGCGAGGAGGCCCGCCGCGCGGCCGAGCAGCACCGGGAGCTGGCCGAGTCGGCCGCGCAGCAGGTGCGCAACGACGCCGAGGCGTTCGCCTCCGAGCGCAAGGCGAAGGCCGAGGACGAAGGCGTCCGGATCGTCGAGAAGGCGACGAACGAGGCGGGCGTGCTGCGCGCCGAGGCGCAGAAGGACGCGCAGTCGAAGCGCGAGGAGGCGGACGCCCTCTTCGAGGAGACCCGCGCCAAGGCCGCGCAGGCCGCCGCCGACTTCGAGACGAACCTCGCCAAGCGCCGCGAGCAGTCCGAGCGCGACCTGGCGTCGCGTCAGGCCAAGGCGGAGAAGCGCCTCGCGGAGATCGAGCACCGCGCGGAGCAGCTTCGCCTGGAGGCCGAGAAGCTGCGCACCGACGCGGAGCGCCGTGCCCGTCAGACGGTCGAGACCGCGCAGCGCCAGGCCGAGGACATCGTGGCCGACGCCAACGCCAAGGCCGACCGGATCCGCAGCGAGTCGGAGCGCGAGCTGGCGGCGCTCACCAACCGCCGCGACTCCATCAACGCGCAGCTGACCAACGTCCGCGAGATGCTGGCGACGCTGACAGGCGCCGCGGTGGCGGCGGCGGGTACGCCCGCGGAGGACGAGTCGGCCAGCCGGGGGGTTCCGGCCCAGCAGTCCCGCTGA